From the genome of Biomphalaria glabrata chromosome 1, xgBioGlab47.1, whole genome shotgun sequence, one region includes:
- the LOC106065383 gene encoding purine nucleoside phosphorylase LACC1-like isoform X3, which produces MNDSIILDLATDASETTKDYLITTLRDKLNGHKRQKIIALCAREMELTLPQSIETIISTDNIDLCFKAKSLMDADNITDFVLVTSLMMKKYWETVFLHMFSHVHNWSIRGVDVPNQPSGLVRPEVDSVESSIKNYFKTVGNPDEVKILRSALIPSDKFNAGFHERYGGVSQLPPIASLNTIYTMRKPDSQLAINENRRRLGQAAGFDPEQLKVARVEHGKSIWVVGKTPPAYYDGIVTNMPGITIAAPGADCSMILLADTVTGACGAVHAGWRGTTLGAVRACLKAMVDEYQTNPKDVVAAIGPTVDGKCFDLPAVDASPVHELDPSFTWPSESNIDWVHADLVKANVKMLELDGVPSSNIDTSNAYCTVCNKQFFSHRRDGIPFGNQIGFISYKA; this is translated from the exons ATGAACGACAGCATTATTCTTGATCTAGCCACAGACGCATCAGAGACTACTAAAGATTACTTGATAACCACCTTGAGGGACAAGCTAAATGGACACAAGAGACAAAAAATCATAGCACTTTGTGCCAGGGAGATGGAGCTGACCTTACCGCAGTCCATTGAAACTATTATCTCTACCGATAACATAGACTTGTGCTTCAAGGCAAAGTCTCTAATGGATGCTGATAACATCACTGACTTCGTGCTGGTCACAAGTCTGATGATGAAAAAGTACTGGGAGACAGTGTTCTTGCATATGTTTTCACATGTTCACAACTGGTCAATCAGAGGTGTAGATGTCCCTAACCAGCCTTCCGGCTTGGTGCGCCCAGAAGTGGACTCAGTCGAATCtagtattaaaaattatttcaaaacagTGGGGAACCCTGATGAAGTTAAAATCCTGAGAAGTGCTTTGATACCTTCAGATAAGTTTAATGCAG GTTTTCATGAGCGCTACGGTGGTGTTTCACAATTACCTCCCATTGCATCTCTTAATACAATCTACACTATGCGCAAACCAGATTCTCAGTTAGCTATTAATGAAAACCGCCGTCGCTTAGGTCAAGCAGCAGGATTCGATCCAGAACAATTAAAGGTGGCCAGAGTGGAACATGGAAAGTCTATATGGGTTGTTGGGAAAACGCCACCTGCATACTATGATGGCATTGTGACCAATATGCCAGGGATAACTATTGCTGCACCTGGAGCTGACTGCTCCATGATTTTATTAGCTGATACTGTTACAG GTGCTTGTGGTGCGGTGCATGCTGGATGGCGTGGTACGACTCTCGGTGCTGTCAGAGCCTGTTTGAAAGCAATGGTGGATGAATACCAGACAAATCCAAAAGATGTTGTTGCAGCAATCGGGCCAACTGTTGATGGCAAATGTTTTGACCTGCCAGCGGTTGATGCAAGTCCTGTACATGAACTTGACCCTTCTTTCACCTGGCCGTCAGAAAGTAATATAGATTGGGTTCATGCAGATCTAGTTAAAGCCAATGTTAAGATGCTAGAATTAGATGGTGTGCCGAGTTCTAATATTGATACCAGTAATGCCTACTGCACAGTCTGCAACAAACAGTTTTTCTCACACAGAAGGGATGGGATTCCCTTTGGTAATCAAATAGGATTTATATCATACAAGGCTTAG
- the LOC106065383 gene encoding purine nucleoside phosphorylase LACC1-like isoform X2, with protein MCRFCDNKNRPLFICEDKKKQASMNDSIILDLATDASETTKDYLITTLRDKLNGHKRQKIIALCAREMELTLPQSIETIISTDNIDLCFKAKSLMDADNITDFVLVTSLMMKKYWETVFLHMFSHVHNWSIRGVDVPNQPSGLVRPEVDSVESSIKNYFKTVGNPDEVKILRSALIPSDKFNAGFHERYGGVSQLPPIASLNTIYTMRKPDSQLAINENRRRLGQAAGFDPEQLKVARVEHGKSIWVVGKTPPAYYDGIVTNMPGITIAAPGADCSMILLADTVTGACGAVHAGWRGTTLGAVRACLKAMVDEYQTNPKDVVAAIGPTVDGKCFDLPAVDASPVHELDPSFTWPSESNIDWVHADLVKANVKMLELDGVPSSNIDTSNAYCTVCNKQFFSHRRDGIPFGNQIGFISYKA; from the exons ATGTGCAGATTCTGTGATAACAAAAATAGGCCTTTATTTATCT GTGAAGACAAGAAGAAGCAAGCCAGTATGAACGACAGCATTATTCTTGATCTAGCCACAGACGCATCAGAGACTACTAAAGATTACTTGATAACCACCTTGAGGGACAAGCTAAATGGACACAAGAGACAAAAAATCATAGCACTTTGTGCCAGGGAGATGGAGCTGACCTTACCGCAGTCCATTGAAACTATTATCTCTACCGATAACATAGACTTGTGCTTCAAGGCAAAGTCTCTAATGGATGCTGATAACATCACTGACTTCGTGCTGGTCACAAGTCTGATGATGAAAAAGTACTGGGAGACAGTGTTCTTGCATATGTTTTCACATGTTCACAACTGGTCAATCAGAGGTGTAGATGTCCCTAACCAGCCTTCCGGCTTGGTGCGCCCAGAAGTGGACTCAGTCGAATCtagtattaaaaattatttcaaaacagTGGGGAACCCTGATGAAGTTAAAATCCTGAGAAGTGCTTTGATACCTTCAGATAAGTTTAATGCAG GTTTTCATGAGCGCTACGGTGGTGTTTCACAATTACCTCCCATTGCATCTCTTAATACAATCTACACTATGCGCAAACCAGATTCTCAGTTAGCTATTAATGAAAACCGCCGTCGCTTAGGTCAAGCAGCAGGATTCGATCCAGAACAATTAAAGGTGGCCAGAGTGGAACATGGAAAGTCTATATGGGTTGTTGGGAAAACGCCACCTGCATACTATGATGGCATTGTGACCAATATGCCAGGGATAACTATTGCTGCACCTGGAGCTGACTGCTCCATGATTTTATTAGCTGATACTGTTACAG GTGCTTGTGGTGCGGTGCATGCTGGATGGCGTGGTACGACTCTCGGTGCTGTCAGAGCCTGTTTGAAAGCAATGGTGGATGAATACCAGACAAATCCAAAAGATGTTGTTGCAGCAATCGGGCCAACTGTTGATGGCAAATGTTTTGACCTGCCAGCGGTTGATGCAAGTCCTGTACATGAACTTGACCCTTCTTTCACCTGGCCGTCAGAAAGTAATATAGATTGGGTTCATGCAGATCTAGTTAAAGCCAATGTTAAGATGCTAGAATTAGATGGTGTGCCGAGTTCTAATATTGATACCAGTAATGCCTACTGCACAGTCTGCAACAAACAGTTTTTCTCACACAGAAGGGATGGGATTCCCTTTGGTAATCAAATAGGATTTATATCATACAAGGCTTAG
- the LOC106065383 gene encoding purine nucleoside phosphorylase LACC1-like isoform X1 yields MQAWLCHELKLQFTIVELVTRLFQCVHVFEHFKCTCVLTLDKGEDKKKQASMNDSIILDLATDASETTKDYLITTLRDKLNGHKRQKIIALCAREMELTLPQSIETIISTDNIDLCFKAKSLMDADNITDFVLVTSLMMKKYWETVFLHMFSHVHNWSIRGVDVPNQPSGLVRPEVDSVESSIKNYFKTVGNPDEVKILRSALIPSDKFNAGFHERYGGVSQLPPIASLNTIYTMRKPDSQLAINENRRRLGQAAGFDPEQLKVARVEHGKSIWVVGKTPPAYYDGIVTNMPGITIAAPGADCSMILLADTVTGACGAVHAGWRGTTLGAVRACLKAMVDEYQTNPKDVVAAIGPTVDGKCFDLPAVDASPVHELDPSFTWPSESNIDWVHADLVKANVKMLELDGVPSSNIDTSNAYCTVCNKQFFSHRRDGIPFGNQIGFISYKA; encoded by the exons ATGCAAGCTTGGCTCTGTCACGAGTTGAAGTTACAGTTTACAATTGTTGAGCTAGTGACAAGACTATTTCAGTGTGTTCATGTGTTTGAACACTTTAAGTGTACATGTGTTTTAACACTTGATAAAG GTGAAGACAAGAAGAAGCAAGCCAGTATGAACGACAGCATTATTCTTGATCTAGCCACAGACGCATCAGAGACTACTAAAGATTACTTGATAACCACCTTGAGGGACAAGCTAAATGGACACAAGAGACAAAAAATCATAGCACTTTGTGCCAGGGAGATGGAGCTGACCTTACCGCAGTCCATTGAAACTATTATCTCTACCGATAACATAGACTTGTGCTTCAAGGCAAAGTCTCTAATGGATGCTGATAACATCACTGACTTCGTGCTGGTCACAAGTCTGATGATGAAAAAGTACTGGGAGACAGTGTTCTTGCATATGTTTTCACATGTTCACAACTGGTCAATCAGAGGTGTAGATGTCCCTAACCAGCCTTCCGGCTTGGTGCGCCCAGAAGTGGACTCAGTCGAATCtagtattaaaaattatttcaaaacagTGGGGAACCCTGATGAAGTTAAAATCCTGAGAAGTGCTTTGATACCTTCAGATAAGTTTAATGCAG GTTTTCATGAGCGCTACGGTGGTGTTTCACAATTACCTCCCATTGCATCTCTTAATACAATCTACACTATGCGCAAACCAGATTCTCAGTTAGCTATTAATGAAAACCGCCGTCGCTTAGGTCAAGCAGCAGGATTCGATCCAGAACAATTAAAGGTGGCCAGAGTGGAACATGGAAAGTCTATATGGGTTGTTGGGAAAACGCCACCTGCATACTATGATGGCATTGTGACCAATATGCCAGGGATAACTATTGCTGCACCTGGAGCTGACTGCTCCATGATTTTATTAGCTGATACTGTTACAG GTGCTTGTGGTGCGGTGCATGCTGGATGGCGTGGTACGACTCTCGGTGCTGTCAGAGCCTGTTTGAAAGCAATGGTGGATGAATACCAGACAAATCCAAAAGATGTTGTTGCAGCAATCGGGCCAACTGTTGATGGCAAATGTTTTGACCTGCCAGCGGTTGATGCAAGTCCTGTACATGAACTTGACCCTTCTTTCACCTGGCCGTCAGAAAGTAATATAGATTGGGTTCATGCAGATCTAGTTAAAGCCAATGTTAAGATGCTAGAATTAGATGGTGTGCCGAGTTCTAATATTGATACCAGTAATGCCTACTGCACAGTCTGCAACAAACAGTTTTTCTCACACAGAAGGGATGGGATTCCCTTTGGTAATCAAATAGGATTTATATCATACAAGGCTTAG
- the LOC106074729 gene encoding long-chain fatty acid transport protein 2-like: MFPSFGIIGATAIFIFFLLVYLGGTFFRDFYTIYIGAKTARAIRRSVRKRMFLIDHFERQVTYRQNHPLVIFKEETYTYQDVDKMANKVGHALVKLGVGAGDIVALVMTNEPAFIWLYLGILKIGARISLVNHHLKCDSLRHSIVCSGPKLIILGKGYDEDLPKRVHNLESKLTTPTYVYNPHNEQLFPCLDIYMKEAPESRVNPALRSRVQLSDPAAYILTSGTTGLPKPAIITHRKALECSHMYGPVGFSKHEVMYLTLPLYHASSVNLALHNVINVGATLVLREKFSVSHFWSDCCKYDVTSFQYIGEMLRYLVNQPTDPNENRHSVTKAIGNGLRQDIWTKFRRRFQIRHIYEFYGSTELPASCSNLFNVPGSVGRLSPLIRYFTNLILVRIDPNTNEPFRNQLGRCELIKTGEFGILLARLTDKVTFDGYLGPASDTSCRIIKDVLEVGDFYVKTDDVFTLDSHYNLYFKDRIGDSFRWKGENVSTAEVSNVMNAADFILDTNVFGVEIPGCEGKAGMAAINIKDNEDLDGSKISELGHLCREKLPGYARPRFLRVQQQMSLTSTFKQQKTDLVKDGFNPSTVREPLYYLDRSTDEYKPLADEIYQEIINGQLAM; the protein is encoded by the exons ATGTTTCCTTCATTCGGTATAATCGGCGCCACAgcgatatttatatttttccttCTTGTGTATCTCGGGGGAACATTCTTTCGAGATTTTTACACCATTTACATTGGCGCCAAAACCGCCAGAGCGATACGTCGTTCCGTGAGGAAAAGGATGTTTCTGATCGACCATTTTGAGAGGCAGGTAACCTACAGACAGAACCACCCGTTGGTCATCTTCAAAGAAGAGACGTACACCTACCAAGAtgtggacaaaatggccaaCAAAGTTGGGCACGCGTTGGTCAAGCTAGGGGTCGGGGCAGGAGATATTGTTGCCCTAGTGATGACCAATGAGCCTGCATTTATTTGGTTATATTTGG GAATACTTAAGATCGGAGCGCGCATCTCTCTAGTCAACCACCATTTGAAGTGCGACTCCTTACGTCACAGTATCGTCTGCAGCGGACCCAAGTTAATCATACTTGGTAAAG GCTACGATGAAGACTTACCTAAACGTGTCCACAACCTGGAGTCGAAGCTGACAACGCCCACCTATGTCTACAACCCGCACAATGAGCAACTGTTCCCTTGTCTAGACATTTACATGAAAGAAGCCCCCGAGTCCAGGGTAAATCCCGCCCTGAGGAGCAGAGTGCAGCTCTCCGATCCTGCAGCATATATTCTTACGTCCGGAACGACAG GTCTTCCTAAACCAGCTATTATAACACATAGGAAGGCTCTTGAATGTAGTCACATGTATGGCCCCGTGGGGTTCTCAAAGCACGAGGTCATGTACCTCACTCTGCCTTTGTATCATGCATCCAGTGTGAACCTGGCACTCCATAATGTTATCAATGTTG gAGCTACTTTAGTGCTACGAGAGAAATTCTCAGTTTCCCACTTTTGGTCCGATTGTTGCAAGTATGACGTCACAAGTTTTCAGTACATCGGGGAAATGTTACGCTATTTGGTCAACCAACCAACG GACCCCAATGAGAACAGACACAGTGTTACAAAAGCTATCGGGAATGGTCTACGCCAGGACATATGGACCAAATTCAGGAGACGCTTCCAGATCCGACATATTTATGAGTTCTACGGCTCCACTGAGCTACCGGCAAGCTGCTCGAATCTCTTCAACGTACCAGGAAGTGTCGGTCGGCTGTCGCCGCTCATT AGATACTTCACAAATTTAATTCTTGTTCGGATCGATCCTAACACCAACGAACCATTCCGGAATCAACTCGGTCGATGTGAACTAATAAAAACAG GAGAGTTTGGTATCCTGTTAGCAAGACTGACAGATAAAGTCACGTTTGATGGCTACCTCGGCCCAGCTTCAGACACAAGCTGCAGAATCATCAAAGATGTACTGGAAGTGGGGGATTTTTACGTCAAGACCGACGATGTCTTTACACTGGACAGTCACTACAACTTGTATTTTAAGGACCGCATCGGGGATTCATTC AGGTGGAAAGGTGAAAATGTCTCTACAGCTGAAGTTTCCAATGTGATGAACGCTGCAGACTTTATTTTAGATACCAATGTCTTTGGAGTGGAGATACCTG GGTGTGAAGGTAAAGCAGGTATGGCCGCCATCAACATAAAAGACAATGAAGACCTAGATGGCTCCAAAATTTCAGAGCTAGGGCACCTGTGTAGGGAAAAGCTACCTGGATATGCAAGGCCAAG GTTTCTTCGTGTTCAGCAACAGATGAGTTTGACCAGCACTTTTAAACAGCAAAAGACTGACCTGGTCAAAGATGGTTTCAACCCCAGCACCGTAAGAGAACCATTATACTATCTCGACCGATCAACTGACGAATACAAACCACTGGCCGATGAAATATATCAGGAAATAATCAATGGCCAACTGGCAATGTGA